One window of Tepidanaerobacter acetatoxydans Re1 genomic DNA carries:
- the trpD gene encoding anthranilate phosphoribosyltransferase has translation MIKEATVKLIDNENLTYEEAMAVMGEIMNGETSQVQMAAFLAALSAKGETIEEITACAAGMRAYAMPVSCDFDLLDIVGTGGDDAKSFNISTTAAIVIASGDVKVAKHGNRAASSKSGAADCLEALGVKICLSPEKCVELLETIGICFFFAQSYHTSMKYVGPVRKELGIRTIFNILGPLTNPASANMQVLGVYNESLVEPLAHVLSNLGVKRGMVVYGQDKLDEISISAPTTVCEFTEKNFNKYVIEPEDFGFKRSNKNELTGGMPRENAKITLEILSGAKGPKREAVLLNAGAGLYIAGKTDSHAKGVILAEELIESGKAKAKLDQFIEQSNR, from the coding sequence ATGATTAAGGAAGCAACAGTAAAATTAATTGATAATGAAAACCTGACTTATGAAGAAGCTATGGCTGTCATGGGAGAAATCATGAACGGCGAGACTTCTCAGGTCCAGATGGCAGCATTTCTTGCTGCCCTGTCCGCTAAGGGGGAGACAATTGAAGAAATTACTGCATGTGCTGCAGGAATGCGTGCATATGCCATGCCGGTTTCATGTGATTTTGATTTACTTGATATTGTTGGAACAGGAGGTGATGATGCAAAATCCTTCAATATTTCGACAACGGCAGCCATTGTCATAGCATCCGGTGATGTGAAGGTGGCTAAACATGGCAATCGTGCGGCATCTTCAAAAAGTGGAGCGGCAGACTGCCTTGAAGCACTGGGCGTAAAAATATGCCTTTCACCTGAAAAATGTGTGGAACTGTTGGAAACTATTGGTATTTGTTTCTTTTTTGCACAGAGTTACCATACTTCTATGAAATATGTGGGACCGGTACGAAAAGAGCTGGGTATACGCACTATATTCAATATTCTTGGACCGCTTACAAACCCTGCTTCAGCTAATATGCAGGTACTTGGTGTGTATAATGAATCACTGGTTGAACCACTTGCTCATGTGCTGTCAAACCTTGGTGTAAAGCGAGGTATGGTAGTTTATGGTCAAGATAAGCTAGATGAAATTTCTATATCGGCACCGACAACTGTCTGTGAATTTACCGAAAAAAATTTTAACAAATATGTTATCGAACCAGAGGATTTTGGTTTTAAACGTAGCAATAAGAATGAGTTGACAGGCGGAATGCCGAGAGAAAACGCTAAAATCACACTTGAAATTTTAAGTGGTGCCAAAGGACCCAAACGGGAAGCAGTGCTTTTAAATGCCGGCGCGGGCCTATATATTGCAGGGAAAACGGATTCACATGCAAAAGGCGTAATTCTTGCTGAAGAACTTATCGAAAGCGGAAAGGCAAAGGCAAAGCTTGATCAATTTATTGAACAATCAAATAGATAG
- a CDS encoding methyl-accepting chemotaxis protein has translation MKNRTEIKILYQKQNTNLNIINININHRGFAVIATEVRKLAEQSKETAAETNKINRAIYKKIGSVNTFINEVRNSFEEIASRIENVLGK, from the coding sequence ATCAAAAATCGGACCGAAATTAAAATATTATACCAAAAACAAAATACGAACCTAAATATAATTAATATAAATATAAATCATCGAGGATTTGCAGTAATAGCTACGGAGGTTAGAAAATTAGCTGAGCAATCAAAAGAAACCGCAGCAGAAACTAATAAAATTAATAGAGCAATTTATAAAAAGATAGGTTCGGTTAATACCTTTATAAATGAAGTCAGAAACTCTTTCGAAGAAATAGCTTCAAGAATAGAAAATGTGCTAGGAAAGTAG
- the trpE gene encoding anthranilate synthase component I has product MLQPSLLEAQKIAETGAYKVIPVSCEFCFDGSSPVEVLRRLKNVSKRCYILESAEGSQKLGRYTFLGFDPVLELTCTDKKVTIHTGSFVMSESTVHPAQVIRKILEDNHSPRFDYLPPFTGGFVGYFSYDYIRYIEPSLVLDAKDEEHFRDVDLMLFDKVIVFDNFRQKIILIVNVGCDDIETEYERGKMELENLRELILRGSPLYELPGRMMSPICGLFNKAKYCKMVARAKEYIYNGDVFQVVISNRFDADFDGSLLDTYGVLRKTNPSPYMFYISGDDVEIVGASPETLVTLENGALHTFPLAGTRPRGKTDRADKQLEAELLADEKERAEHNMLVDLGRNDIGKISEFGSVKVKKYMSIERFSHVMHIGSDICGIIRKDRDAIDAIEAVLPAGTLCGTPKINACKIINELENIKRGIYGGAIGYIDFTGNMDVCIAIRIAVKKNDKVFIQSGAGIVADSIPENEYQECINKAKAVVEALETAQEGISL; this is encoded by the coding sequence ATGTTACAACCGAGCCTCTTGGAAGCGCAAAAAATTGCTGAAACAGGAGCCTATAAAGTAATCCCTGTCAGCTGTGAATTCTGCTTTGATGGCAGCAGTCCGGTTGAGGTATTGCGCAGGCTAAAAAATGTCAGTAAACGCTGCTATATACTGGAGTCTGCTGAGGGTAGTCAGAAATTAGGTAGATATACGTTTCTTGGATTTGACCCTGTGCTGGAATTAACCTGCACTGATAAAAAAGTGACAATTCATACAGGTTCTTTTGTTATGTCAGAGTCAACAGTACATCCAGCGCAGGTTATTCGCAAGATACTGGAAGATAATCACAGCCCGCGTTTCGATTATCTTCCTCCTTTTACCGGTGGGTTTGTAGGCTACTTTTCTTATGATTACATCAGATATATCGAACCATCTCTTGTTTTAGATGCTAAAGACGAGGAGCACTTCAGAGACGTGGACCTGATGCTTTTTGATAAGGTGATTGTTTTTGATAATTTCCGTCAAAAAATAATTCTAATCGTAAATGTAGGGTGTGATGATATTGAAACAGAATATGAGCGGGGTAAGATGGAATTAGAAAATCTTCGCGAACTTATTTTGCGCGGTTCGCCTCTATATGAATTGCCAGGCAGGATGATGTCGCCAATCTGTGGGCTGTTTAATAAAGCGAAGTACTGCAAGATGGTGGCAAGGGCAAAAGAATATATATATAACGGGGATGTGTTTCAAGTAGTAATATCAAATCGATTTGATGCAGATTTTGATGGAAGTCTCCTGGATACTTACGGCGTTCTTCGCAAGACGAATCCATCACCATATATGTTTTATATTTCCGGCGATGATGTTGAGATTGTCGGTGCTTCGCCGGAGACACTTGTAACATTAGAAAACGGTGCTTTACACACTTTTCCACTGGCCGGAACCCGACCACGCGGTAAAACGGATAGAGCGGATAAACAACTTGAAGCCGAGCTTTTGGCAGATGAAAAAGAACGCGCCGAACACAATATGCTGGTCGACCTTGGGCGAAATGACATAGGAAAGATAAGTGAGTTTGGCAGCGTAAAGGTTAAAAAATATATGAGCATAGAACGTTTTTCTCATGTTATGCATATAGGTTCCGATATTTGCGGAATTATTAGAAAAGATCGAGATGCAATAGATGCGATTGAAGCGGTGCTTCCTGCCGGAACACTTTGCGGTACTCCAAAAATCAATGCATGCAAAATTATTAATGAATTGGAAAATATTAAACGCGGTATATATGGTGGTGCCATTGGGTATATAGATTTTACAGGTAACATGGATGTCTGCATTGCGATTCGTATTGCCGTTAAAAAAAATGATAAAGTATTCATTCAATCAGGTGCGGGTATTGTAGCAGACAGCATACCGGAAAACGAATACCAAGAATGTATCAATAAGGCCAAAGCGGTTGTAGAGGCACTTGAAACCGCACAGGAGGGAATCAGTTTATGA
- a CDS encoding anthranilate synthase component II: MILIIDNHDSFSYNLYQLVGTINKGTRVACKDELTIDEIKSLRPSHIIISSGPGYPKDAGICNDVVAELGREIPLLGVGLGHQIICRVFGATISHAKRLMHGKQSEVVIDNTCLLFQNVPYRIKVALYNSLTAVQDNFPESLKVISETDDGEIMAVKHDKYPIYGVQFHPESILTPDGKHIIQNFLSMTKGALL, from the coding sequence ATGATATTAATAATTGATAACCACGACAGTTTTTCTTATAACCTTTATCAACTGGTCGGAACGATAAACAAAGGGACTAGAGTCGCCTGCAAGGATGAGTTAACCATTGATGAGATTAAAAGCTTGCGACCTTCACATATTATTATCTCGTCAGGTCCGGGCTATCCAAAAGATGCAGGTATATGTAATGATGTTGTGGCAGAGCTCGGAAGAGAAATCCCGCTGTTAGGAGTAGGTCTCGGGCATCAGATTATCTGCAGGGTATTTGGTGCAACGATTTCTCATGCGAAACGGCTGATGCATGGCAAACAGTCTGAAGTAGTCATAGATAATACTTGCTTGCTCTTTCAAAATGTGCCGTATCGAATTAAAGTAGCTCTATATAATTCTCTAACAGCGGTGCAAGATAACTTTCCAGAAAGCCTAAAAGTTATATCCGAAACCGATGATGGCGAAATCATGGCTGTTAAGCACGATAAATATCCCATTTATGGCGTCCAATTTCATCCGGAATCTATTTTGACACCGGACGGGAAACACATCATTCAAAATTTTCTCAGTATGACGAAAGGAGCCTTGCTATGA